One stretch of Bosea vaviloviae DNA includes these proteins:
- the rplK gene encoding 50S ribosomal protein L11 — protein MAKKITGYVKLQVPAGAANPSPPIGPALGQRGLNIMEFCKAFNAKTAQMEKGMPIPVIITAYQDRSFTFEMKQPPVSYWLKKAAGLTAGSKTPGRGGNVGKVTVAQITEIAEKKMADLNCDSIESASSMIKGSARSMGLEVVG, from the coding sequence ATGGCAAAGAAGATCACGGGTTACGTGAAGCTTCAGGTTCCGGCGGGCGCGGCCAATCCGTCGCCGCCGATCGGTCCGGCGCTGGGTCAGCGCGGCCTCAACATCATGGAATTCTGCAAGGCCTTCAACGCGAAGACCGCGCAGATGGAAAAGGGCATGCCGATCCCGGTGATCATCACCGCGTATCAGGATCGCTCCTTCACCTTCGAGATGAAGCAGCCGCCGGTCTCGTACTGGCTGAAGAAGGCCGCTGGCCTGACTGCCGGCTCGAAGACGCCTGGTCGCGGCGGCAATGTCGGCAAGGTCACCGTCGCTCAGATCACTGAGATCGCCGAGAAGAAGATGGCCGATCTCAACTGCGATTCGATCGAATCCGCCTCGTCCATGATCAAGGGCTCCGCCCGGTCCATGGGCCTGGAAGTCGTGGGCTGA
- a CDS encoding class I SAM-dependent methyltransferase translates to MTQNIYDTPAFFSAYSQLPRSVHGLAGAPEWPVLQSFLPDLRGLRVLDLGCGFGWFCRWARENGAASVLGVDVSERMLARARAETGDKAASYERADLERFAPAPASFDLAYSSLAFHYLTDLGGLLERVGQALPPGGMLVCSVEHPLMTAPAHQGWSLDPDGQPAWPVNGYLAEGPRRTDWLAKGVIKQHRTIATYLDLLHRAGFALTHCVEWAPSEDQVAAHPEWAKERERPSFLLLGCKRL, encoded by the coding sequence ATGACGCAGAACATCTACGATACGCCGGCTTTCTTCAGTGCCTACAGCCAGCTGCCGCGTTCGGTCCACGGCCTCGCCGGCGCGCCGGAATGGCCGGTGCTGCAAAGCTTCCTTCCCGATCTGCGCGGCCTCAGAGTTCTCGATCTCGGCTGCGGCTTTGGCTGGTTCTGCCGCTGGGCGCGGGAGAACGGCGCGGCGAGCGTGCTCGGCGTCGATGTCTCCGAGCGCATGCTGGCACGGGCGCGGGCAGAGACCGGGGACAAAGCCGCCAGCTATGAGCGGGCCGATCTGGAGCGCTTCGCGCCCGCACCCGCCAGCTTCGATCTCGCCTATAGCTCGCTTGCCTTTCACTATCTGACGGACCTGGGCGGGTTGCTCGAGAGGGTCGGGCAGGCGTTGCCGCCCGGCGGCATGCTGGTCTGCTCGGTCGAACATCCCTTGATGACGGCTCCTGCTCATCAGGGCTGGTCGCTCGATCCCGACGGGCAGCCGGCCTGGCCGGTGAACGGCTATCTGGCGGAAGGGCCGCGCAGGACGGACTGGCTGGCGAAGGGCGTGATCAAGCAGCACCGCACGATCGCGACCTATCTCGATTTGCTCCACCGCGCCGGCTTTGCCCTGACGCATTGCGTGGAATGGGCTCCGAGCGAGGATCAGGTCGCGGCCCATCCGGAATGGGCGAAGGAGCGGGAGCGGCCATCCTTCCTGCTGCTGGGCTGCAAACGCCTCTAG
- the pncB gene encoding nicotinate phosphoribosyltransferase, which translates to MTVTDIASRTYNHGWRLDPIIRSLLDTDFYKLLMLQMIRAFHPEVQVTFSLINRSRHIRLADIVDEAELRAQLDHAREVRFSKKELIWLAGNSFYGKTQMFSPDFITWLADFRLPEYDLRRVDGQFELHFEGPWTHATMWEVPALAIINELRARRVMVGQKRFSLDVLYARAKAKMWDKVDRLQKLPNLRLSDFGTRRRHGHLWQRWCVEALKEGLGSAFSGTSNVLLAMDNDLEAIGTNAHELPMVLAALAESDEELLRAPYRVLDEWRQVYGGNLLIALPDAFGTTAFLRHAPDWVADWTGFRPDSAPPIPAGEEIMAWWRTKGRDPREKLLVFSDGLDVSAIERVYHHFDGKVRMAFGWGTDLTNDLVGCSPDGSRELDPMSLVCKVSKANGRPAVKLSDNPEKVSGAADVVARYRRVFGG; encoded by the coding sequence ATGACCGTCACCGATATCGCGTCGCGCACCTATAATCATGGCTGGCGGCTTGATCCGATCATCCGCAGCCTGCTCGACACCGATTTCTACAAACTCCTGATGCTGCAGATGATCCGGGCCTTCCATCCGGAGGTGCAGGTCACCTTCTCGCTGATCAACCGTTCGCGCCATATCCGGCTCGCCGATATCGTCGACGAGGCCGAGTTGCGCGCGCAGCTCGACCATGCGCGCGAGGTCCGCTTCTCGAAGAAGGAATTGATCTGGCTGGCGGGCAACAGCTTCTACGGCAAGACGCAGATGTTCTCGCCGGATTTCATCACCTGGCTCGCGGATTTCCGCCTGCCCGAATACGATCTGCGTCGCGTCGACGGGCAGTTCGAACTGCATTTCGAGGGGCCCTGGACGCATGCCACGATGTGGGAGGTTCCGGCGCTCGCCATCATCAACGAATTGCGCGCCCGCCGCGTCATGGTCGGCCAGAAGCGTTTCTCGCTCGATGTGCTCTATGCCCGCGCCAAGGCGAAGATGTGGGACAAGGTCGACCGGCTGCAGAAGCTGCCGAATCTGCGGCTCTCCGATTTCGGTACGCGCCGGCGCCACGGCCATCTCTGGCAGCGCTGGTGCGTCGAGGCATTGAAGGAGGGGCTGGGCTCGGCCTTCAGCGGCACCTCCAACGTGCTGCTGGCGATGGACAACGACCTGGAGGCGATCGGCACCAACGCGCATGAATTGCCGATGGTGCTGGCTGCGCTGGCCGAAAGCGATGAGGAGTTGCTGCGCGCGCCCTATCGCGTGCTTGACGAATGGCGCCAGGTCTATGGCGGCAATCTGCTGATTGCGTTGCCCGACGCCTTCGGCACGACGGCCTTCCTGCGGCACGCGCCCGACTGGGTCGCCGACTGGACCGGCTTCCGGCCCGATTCCGCTCCGCCGATCCCGGCCGGCGAGGAGATCATGGCGTGGTGGCGCACCAAGGGCCGCGATCCCAGGGAGAAGCTGCTGGTCTTCTCCGACGGGCTCGATGTTTCCGCGATCGAGCGCGTCTACCACCATTTCGACGGCAAGGTCCGGATGGCCTTCGGTTGGGGCACCGACCTCACCAACGACCTCGTCGGCTGCTCACCGGACGGTTCGCGCGAACTCGACCCGATGTCGCTGGTCTGCAAGGTGAGCAAGGCCAATGGCCGCCCAGCGGTGAAGCTCTCCGACAATCCCGAGAAGGTCTCGGGCGCGGCGGATGTGGTGGCGCGGTATCGGCGAGTGTTCGGCGGCTAG
- a CDS encoding TonB-dependent siderophore receptor: MTLRFVLLASSALLFAPSAAKAQAERAPAIQLEEVIVQGAGGTGGVVSANGYVATATRSATKTDTPVLEIPQSISTVTQTQLEQRKPQALLDALSYTPGARVGTYGFDPRYDAFTIRGVDVTQNAVFRDGLRQIGSPNGLFRLEPYGLEAISVLRGPAGAIYGASTAAGIVDLISKRPTETPFREIEVQGGSFGRKQFSFDLSGPANADKTLLYRLTGLVRDANNQISAIKDDRVFIAPAFTWKPNELTKLTLLAEYMDSTTGGTAAYVNEYGPYTDRQGSLLYKSIGATRVFGGDKRYNDFRQQQGRIGYEFEHSFGEMFTLRQRARYSALASNQQYVYLTDSGLTKERTQGVSVDTSLETRLNTGPLAHRILTGVDFSYLHYRGKEGYGGVPVGYNANLGYRTAQTQTLVGLYAQDQISWQNWRLTLGGRQDWFSSNFEAGSAGVVPTETKQTGNKATGRAALSYVTDLGLAPYVSYATSFVPNSGTVLSGAVAVPATGEQIEAGVKYDLPGYNASLRAAVFELRQDNAVVYEVVNGYNRQVQLGLRSQGFEIEGVASLANGLSIQASYAYNDARILKLTDETVGNRLTSIPYHMASVWLDYTVQEGPARGLGLGAGVRYVGSSLGDNLNRPVLDNAPRTLLDASLRYDLENLDPRFKGVRFQVNATNLLDKVEQTCTGGFCYFDEGRKVIASLRYRW, encoded by the coding sequence GTGACTCTCCGTTTCGTCTTGCTGGCCTCGTCGGCCCTGTTGTTCGCTCCTTCCGCCGCCAAGGCCCAGGCCGAGAGGGCGCCTGCGATCCAGCTCGAAGAGGTGATCGTCCAGGGGGCGGGCGGCACGGGCGGAGTGGTCAGCGCGAATGGCTATGTCGCGACCGCGACGCGCAGCGCCACCAAGACCGATACGCCGGTGCTGGAGATCCCGCAGTCGATCTCGACGGTGACGCAAACGCAGCTGGAGCAGCGCAAGCCGCAGGCCTTGCTGGACGCCCTGTCCTATACGCCGGGCGCGCGCGTCGGCACCTATGGCTTCGATCCGCGCTACGACGCCTTCACGATTCGCGGTGTCGACGTCACGCAGAACGCCGTGTTCCGCGACGGGCTGCGCCAGATCGGCAGCCCCAACGGCCTGTTCCGGCTGGAGCCCTATGGGCTGGAGGCGATCTCGGTGCTGCGCGGGCCGGCGGGGGCGATCTACGGCGCCAGCACCGCCGCCGGCATCGTCGACTTGATCTCGAAGCGGCCGACCGAGACGCCCTTCCGCGAGATCGAGGTCCAAGGCGGTTCCTTCGGCCGCAAGCAGTTCAGTTTCGACCTGTCCGGCCCGGCCAATGCCGACAAGACCTTGCTCTACCGTCTGACGGGCCTGGTGCGCGACGCCAACAACCAGATCAGCGCGATCAAGGACGATCGGGTCTTCATCGCGCCCGCCTTCACCTGGAAGCCCAACGAGCTCACCAAGCTGACCTTGCTCGCCGAATACATGGATTCGACCACCGGCGGCACGGCGGCCTATGTCAACGAATACGGCCCCTATACCGATCGGCAGGGCAGCCTGCTCTACAAGTCGATCGGCGCGACCAGGGTCTTCGGTGGCGACAAGCGCTACAATGACTTCCGCCAGCAGCAGGGGCGCATCGGCTACGAGTTCGAGCACTCCTTCGGCGAGATGTTCACGCTGCGCCAGCGCGCCCGTTACTCCGCGCTCGCCTCGAACCAGCAATATGTCTACCTCACGGATTCCGGGCTGACGAAGGAGCGCACGCAAGGCGTCTCGGTCGACACCAGCCTCGAGACCAGGCTGAACACGGGGCCGCTCGCGCACCGCATCCTCACCGGCGTCGATTTCAGCTACCTGCATTATCGCGGCAAGGAGGGCTATGGCGGGGTCCCGGTCGGCTACAACGCCAACCTCGGCTACCGCACGGCGCAGACGCAGACGCTGGTCGGCCTCTACGCGCAGGACCAGATCAGCTGGCAGAACTGGCGATTGACCCTGGGTGGACGCCAGGACTGGTTCTCCAGCAATTTCGAGGCGGGCTCGGCAGGCGTCGTGCCAACCGAGACGAAGCAGACCGGCAACAAGGCGACCGGGCGCGCCGCCTTGAGCTACGTCACCGATCTCGGCCTCGCCCCTTATGTCAGCTATGCGACATCCTTTGTGCCCAATTCGGGCACGGTCCTGTCCGGTGCGGTCGCCGTGCCCGCCACGGGCGAGCAGATCGAGGCTGGCGTCAAATACGATCTGCCGGGCTACAACGCCTCGCTGCGCGCGGCGGTGTTCGAGCTGCGCCAGGACAATGCGGTCGTCTACGAGGTCGTCAACGGCTATAATCGCCAGGTCCAGCTCGGCTTGCGCTCGCAGGGCTTCGAGATCGAAGGTGTCGCCTCTCTCGCCAATGGGCTCAGCATCCAGGCCTCCTACGCCTATAACGACGCGCGCATCCTCAAGCTCACCGACGAGACGGTGGGCAACCGCCTGACCAGCATTCCCTATCACATGGCCTCGGTCTGGCTGGACTACACGGTGCAGGAGGGGCCGGCGCGCGGCCTCGGCCTTGGTGCGGGCGTGCGTTATGTCGGTTCGAGCCTCGGCGACAATCTGAACCGGCCGGTCCTCGACAATGCGCCGCGGACCTTGCTCGACGCGTCCCTGCGCTACGATCTCGAGAACCTCGACCCGCGCTTCAAGGGCGTCCGGTTCCAGGTCAATGCCACCAATCTCCTCGACAAGGTCGAGCAGACCTGCACCGGCGGCTTCTGCTATTTCGACGAGGGCCGGAAGGTCATCGCCAGCCTGCGTTACCGCTGGTGA
- the rplL gene encoding 50S ribosomal protein L7/L12 gives MADLAKLVDELSSLTVLEAADLAKLLEEKWGVSAAAAVAVAGPAAGPAAAAVEEQTEFNVILAAVGDKKIEVIKEVRAITGLGLKEAKDLVEAAPKAVKESVTKDEAEKLKKQLEAVGAKVELK, from the coding sequence ATGGCTGATCTTGCTAAGCTCGTTGACGAGCTGTCGTCCCTCACGGTCCTCGAGGCCGCCGACCTCGCCAAGCTTCTCGAAGAGAAGTGGGGCGTCTCCGCCGCCGCCGCCGTTGCGGTTGCCGGCCCCGCCGCTGGCCCCGCTGCTGCTGCTGTCGAAGAGCAGACCGAGTTCAACGTCATTCTTGCCGCCGTCGGCGACAAGAAGATTGAAGTCATCAAGGAAGTCCGCGCCATCACCGGCCTGGGCCTCAAGGAAGCCAAGGACCTGGTCGAGGCCGCTCCGAAGGCTGTCAAGGAGTCTGTGACCAAGGACGAGGCCGAGAAGCTCAAGAAGCAGCTCGAGGCCGTCGGCGCCAAGGTCGAGCTCAAGTGA
- the nusG gene encoding transcription termination/antitermination protein NusG → MTTRWYIVHAYSNFENKVAQSIRDQAAQRNLADKFDEVLVPTEKVVEVRRGRKVDAERKFFPGYVLVKCEMTDEVYHLIKNTPKVTGFLGADKAKPMPIPEVEAMRIKGQVAEGIERPKPTVVFEIGEQVKVSDGPFASFNGVVEDVDHGRARLKVAVSIFGRATPVELEYGQVEKL, encoded by the coding sequence GTGACAACTCGCTGGTACATCGTCCACGCCTATTCCAACTTCGAGAACAAGGTCGCGCAGTCGATCCGCGATCAGGCGGCGCAGCGCAATCTCGCCGACAAGTTCGACGAGGTCCTGGTGCCGACCGAGAAGGTCGTCGAGGTTCGGCGCGGCCGCAAGGTCGATGCCGAGCGCAAGTTCTTCCCCGGCTATGTGCTGGTGAAGTGCGAGATGACCGACGAGGTCTATCACCTGATCAAGAACACGCCGAAGGTCACCGGCTTCCTGGGCGCCGACAAGGCCAAGCCCATGCCGATCCCCGAGGTCGAGGCGATGCGGATCAAGGGCCAGGTCGCCGAGGGCATCGAGCGGCCCAAGCCGACGGTCGTCTTCGAGATCGGCGAGCAGGTGAAGGTCTCCGACGGGCCCTTCGCCTCGTTCAACGGCGTGGTCGAGGATGTCGATCACGGTCGCGCCCGGCTCAAGGTCGCGGTCTCGATCTTCGGCCGCGCGACCCCGGTCGAGCTCGAATACGGGCAGGTCGAGAAGCTCTGA
- a CDS encoding MFS transporter produces MSQVLAAGVWAKRLSSPLGIVLALGGLYVGQSILGGLAFIALPSVLRERGVALDQIGLVHLISLPWALKIVWAAAVERYRLPPAGATRSRQIVAVCGLLTVLGLTAVSAIGPAHWLPLLAVLVAIAFAASTADIACDGHAVETLALRHHGWGNAAQVGGAYLGSAIGSGLFLILVARFGWSSAVLAAAGMIVALLLPFLLSPAPISPGLRSHRPSLRFALQRSQMRQGLILAAVYVVLQKWGVSMMGPFLIDVGLDLESIGLVNGFGGLAIGLVCALLGGGLVRWMGARRVMLLALLLQGAALGLLALAASLGTVPRGAMVGLALASSSGIMALGFVALYAQFMAIADPRQAGIDFTLLQGMDAIVSMAGGLGAGWVAQHLGFASYFLIAAVLAVLAAPVVAWLATRATSAA; encoded by the coding sequence GTGAGCCAGGTCCTCGCCGCGGGCGTGTGGGCGAAGCGCCTGTCTTCTCCGCTGGGCATCGTGCTCGCGCTCGGCGGGCTTTATGTCGGGCAGAGCATCCTTGGCGGGCTTGCCTTCATCGCGCTGCCGAGCGTGCTGCGCGAGCGTGGCGTGGCGCTTGATCAGATCGGGCTCGTCCACCTCATCAGCCTGCCCTGGGCGCTGAAGATAGTCTGGGCGGCGGCCGTCGAGCGTTACCGCCTGCCGCCGGCAGGCGCCACGCGCTCGCGCCAGATCGTTGCCGTCTGCGGTCTCCTCACCGTGCTGGGGTTGACTGCAGTCAGCGCCATCGGGCCGGCGCATTGGCTGCCCCTGCTCGCCGTTCTCGTCGCCATCGCCTTCGCGGCCTCGACGGCCGATATCGCCTGCGATGGCCATGCGGTCGAGACGCTCGCGCTGCGGCATCACGGCTGGGGCAATGCGGCGCAGGTCGGCGGGGCCTATCTCGGCTCGGCGATCGGCTCGGGGCTGTTCCTCATCCTCGTCGCACGGTTCGGCTGGAGCAGCGCGGTCCTGGCTGCCGCTGGCATGATCGTCGCGCTGCTGCTGCCATTCCTGCTGTCGCCGGCTCCGATCTCACCGGGGCTGCGCAGCCATCGCCCATCGCTGCGCTTCGCCTTGCAGCGCTCGCAGATGCGCCAGGGGCTGATCCTGGCTGCGGTCTATGTCGTGCTGCAGAAATGGGGGGTGAGCATGATGGGGCCGTTCCTGATCGATGTCGGGCTGGACCTCGAATCTATCGGGCTGGTCAACGGGTTCGGCGGACTGGCCATCGGGCTGGTCTGCGCGTTGCTCGGCGGCGGCCTCGTCCGCTGGATGGGGGCGAGGCGGGTCATGCTTCTCGCGCTGCTGCTGCAGGGCGCTGCGCTCGGGCTTTTGGCCCTCGCGGCGTCTCTGGGCACGGTACCTCGCGGCGCAATGGTCGGGCTCGCTTTGGCGAGCTCTTCGGGGATCATGGCGCTCGGCTTCGTCGCGCTCTACGCGCAGTTCATGGCGATCGCGGATCCGCGCCAGGCCGGGATCGACTTCACGCTGCTGCAAGGCATGGACGCCATCGTCAGCATGGCCGGCGGCCTCGGCGCCGGATGGGTGGCGCAGCATCTGGGCTTTGCCAGCTATTTCCTGATCGCCGCCGTCCTGGCCGTCCTCGCGGCGCCGGTCGTGGCCTGGCTGGCGACGAGGGCGACAAGCGCGGCGTGA
- the rplJ gene encoding 50S ribosomal protein L10, with protein sequence MDRTAKNDAVATLNGVFANTSVVVVAHYAGLTVAQFQKLRREMKANGATVKVAKNRLAKIALEGTDVASISNLLTGPTLIAYSNDPVAAPKVATAFAKDNDKLVILGGAMGKTALNPDGIKALATMPSLDELRAKLLGLLQAPATKLAQLSTAPAAKLARVFQAYADKDAA encoded by the coding sequence GTGGATAGAACGGCAAAGAATGATGCCGTCGCGACGCTGAACGGTGTGTTTGCGAACACGTCGGTCGTCGTCGTGGCCCACTATGCGGGTTTGACGGTGGCCCAGTTCCAGAAGCTTCGTCGCGAGATGAAGGCCAATGGCGCCACCGTGAAGGTCGCAAAGAACCGGCTGGCCAAGATCGCTCTTGAAGGCACCGACGTCGCGTCCATCAGCAACCTGCTGACGGGTCCCACCCTGATCGCTTATTCCAACGATCCGGTCGCGGCGCCGAAGGTCGCCACCGCTTTCGCCAAGGACAATGACAAGCTCGTCATCCTCGGCGGCGCGATGGGCAAGACCGCCCTGAACCCCGACGGCATCAAGGCCCTGGCCACGATGCCCTCGCTCGACGAACTGCGCGCCAAGTTGCTCGGCCTGCTTCAGGCTCCTGCAACCAAGCTTGCCCAGCTCTCGACCGCGCCTGCTGCGAAGCTCGCGCGCGTGTTTCAGGCATATGCCGACAAGGATGCGGCCTGA
- the rplA gene encoding 50S ribosomal protein L1, producing MAHVAKRVVKAREGIDRTKLYPLDLAVAMVKERANAKFDETVEVAMNLGVDPRHADQMVRGVCNLPNGSGRVLRVAVFARGAKAEEAKKAGADIVGAEELVDLVSKGTIEFDRCIATPDMMPLVGRLGKVLGPRGLMPNPKVGTVTMDITTAVAASKGGSVEFRVEKAGIVHAAVGKVSFTADKLAENIKAFADSVAKAKPAGAKGTYIQRVAISSTMGPGVKIEPNTVMGG from the coding sequence ATGGCACATGTCGCAAAGCGCGTCGTGAAGGCCCGTGAGGGCATCGACCGCACCAAGCTCTACCCGCTCGATCTCGCTGTCGCGATGGTCAAGGAGCGCGCCAACGCCAAGTTCGACGAGACCGTTGAGGTCGCGATGAACCTGGGCGTCGATCCGCGCCACGCCGACCAGATGGTCCGCGGCGTCTGCAATCTGCCCAACGGCTCGGGCCGCGTCCTGCGCGTCGCCGTGTTTGCTCGCGGCGCCAAGGCGGAAGAGGCCAAGAAGGCCGGGGCCGACATCGTCGGCGCCGAAGAGCTGGTCGATCTCGTCTCCAAGGGCACGATCGAGTTCGATCGCTGCATCGCGACCCCGGACATGATGCCGCTGGTCGGCCGTCTCGGTAAGGTGCTGGGCCCGCGCGGCCTGATGCCGAACCCGAAGGTCGGCACGGTCACCATGGACATCACCACTGCGGTTGCGGCGTCCAAGGGCGGTTCAGTCGAGTTCCGCGTCGAGAAGGCCGGCATCGTGCATGCCGCCGTCGGCAAGGTCTCGTTCACGGCCGACAAGCTCGCCGAGAACATCAAGGCGTTCGCCGATTCCGTCGCCAAGGCCAAGCCGGCCGGAGCCAAGGGCACCTATATCCAGCGCGTCGCGATTTCCTCGACCATGGGTCCGGGCGTCAAGATCGAGCCCAACACGGTGATGGGCGGCTGA
- a CDS encoding dihydrodipicolinate synthase family protein, with protein MHFKPPFPGIHSIVFALFDAQERLDRDAMRRQTQISLDLDVQGMAALGLATEVSKLTIAERRTVMEWMAEDVAGRKPLAFTIFGSSVAEQIDLVRVAERNGADWVILQPPMVGSFGAAEYIRFFGRVAEATSLPVAIQNAPAYMGRGLSAEDIRELVRQHPNICLIKGEGSVVEIERLIAVTEGRLPILNGRGGLELIDNLRAGCVGMILAPDTIDYALRAYNHYIARDEAKAEAVYREVLPAIIFIMQSIEALLCYGKRIFGARAGIAIHDRGPALRPTEFGLKLVERYARELGPYRTG; from the coding sequence ATGCATTTCAAGCCACCCTTTCCCGGCATCCATTCGATCGTCTTTGCCCTGTTCGACGCGCAGGAGCGGCTGGATCGGGATGCGATGCGCCGGCAGACACAGATCAGCCTCGATCTCGATGTGCAGGGCATGGCGGCGCTTGGCCTCGCCACCGAGGTCTCGAAGCTCACCATTGCCGAGCGCCGCACGGTCATGGAATGGATGGCGGAGGACGTTGCCGGCCGCAAGCCGCTCGCCTTCACCATCTTCGGCTCGTCGGTGGCGGAACAGATCGATCTCGTCCGTGTCGCGGAGCGGAATGGCGCCGATTGGGTGATTCTCCAGCCGCCCATGGTCGGCAGCTTCGGCGCAGCCGAGTATATCCGCTTCTTCGGGCGCGTCGCCGAGGCGACCTCGTTACCGGTCGCGATCCAGAACGCCCCTGCCTATATGGGCCGCGGCCTGTCGGCGGAGGACATTCGCGAACTGGTGCGGCAGCACCCGAACATCTGCCTCATCAAGGGAGAGGGCTCCGTCGTCGAGATCGAGCGGCTGATCGCGGTCACCGAAGGGCGCTTGCCGATCCTGAATGGCCGGGGTGGGCTCGAATTGATCGACAATCTCCGCGCCGGCTGCGTCGGCATGATCCTGGCGCCAGACACGATCGACTATGCGCTGCGCGCCTATAATCACTATATTGCGAGGGATGAAGCGAAGGCCGAGGCCGTCTACCGGGAGGTGCTGCCGGCCATTATCTTCATCATGCAGTCGATCGAGGCCCTGCTCTGCTATGGCAAGCGGATATTCGGGGCGCGGGCGGGGATCGCCATCCATGATCGCGGCCCGGCGCTGCGGCCGACGGAATTCGGCCTGAAGCTGGTCGAGCGCTATGCCAGGGAACTCGGACCCTATCGCACAGGATGA
- the secE gene encoding preprotein translocase subunit SecE: protein MAKTNPFSFLQDVRTEATKVTWPSRRETLITTGLVLAMVVVSSLFFLFTDTIIRWSLGIILGAR from the coding sequence ATGGCTAAGACCAACCCCTTCAGCTTCCTGCAGGACGTTCGCACCGAAGCGACGAAGGTCACCTGGCCGTCTCGGCGCGAGACGCTGATCACGACGGGTCTCGTGCTCGCCATGGTGGTCGTCTCGAGCCTGTTCTTCCTTTTCACCGATACGATCATTCGCTGGTCGCTCGGCATCATCCTCGGCGCACGCTGA
- the tuf gene encoding elongation factor Tu, with protein MAKEKFARTKPHCNIGTIGHVDHGKTSLTAAITKILAETGGATFTAYDQIDKAPEEKARGITISTAHVEYETAARHYAHVDCPGHADYVKNMITGAAQMDGAILVVSAADGPMPQTREHILLAKQVGVPAMVVFMNKVDLVDDAELLELVEMEIRELLSKYDFPGDDIPITKGSAKVALDNGDKTIGHDAVIALMKTVDEYIPQPARPLDLPFLMPVEDVFSISGRGTVVTGRVERGIVKVGEEIEIVGLKDTVKTTVTGVEMFRKLLDQGQAGDNIGALLRGTKREDVERGQILCKPGSVKPHTKFKAEAYILTKEEGGRHTPFFTNYRPQFYFRTTDVTGVVHLPEGTEMVMPGDNIAMEVHLIVPIAMEEKLRFAIREGGRTVGAGVVASIIA; from the coding sequence ATGGCCAAAGAGAAATTCGCGCGCACGAAGCCGCATTGCAACATTGGAACGATTGGTCACGTTGACCATGGCAAGACGTCTTTGACGGCAGCGATCACGAAGATTCTGGCCGAGACGGGCGGTGCCACGTTCACGGCGTATGACCAGATCGACAAGGCGCCGGAAGAGAAGGCCCGCGGCATCACGATCTCGACGGCTCACGTCGAGTACGAGACGGCGGCTCGCCACTATGCCCACGTCGACTGCCCCGGCCACGCCGACTATGTGAAGAACATGATCACGGGTGCGGCGCAGATGGACGGCGCGATCCTGGTTGTGTCGGCTGCCGATGGCCCGATGCCGCAGACCCGCGAGCACATCCTGCTGGCCAAGCAGGTCGGCGTGCCCGCGATGGTTGTGTTCATGAACAAGGTCGACCTGGTCGACGACGCCGAGCTGCTCGAGCTGGTCGAGATGGAGATCCGCGAGCTTCTGTCGAAGTACGACTTCCCGGGCGACGACATCCCGATCACCAAGGGTTCAGCGAAGGTTGCGCTGGACAATGGCGACAAGACCATCGGCCATGACGCGGTGATCGCGCTGATGAAGACGGTCGACGAGTACATCCCGCAGCCGGCGCGTCCGCTGGACCTGCCGTTCCTGATGCCGGTCGAGGACGTGTTCTCGATCTCGGGTCGCGGCACGGTCGTGACGGGTCGCGTCGAGCGCGGCATCGTCAAGGTCGGCGAGGAAATCGAGATCGTTGGCCTGAAGGACACGGTCAAGACGACGGTGACGGGCGTCGAGATGTTCCGCAAGCTGCTCGACCAGGGCCAGGCCGGCGACAACATCGGCGCGCTGCTGCGCGGCACGAAGCGCGAGGACGTCGAGCGCGGCCAGATCCTGTGCAAGCCGGGTTCGGTGAAGCCGCACACCAAGTTCAAGGCCGAGGCCTACATCCTGACCAAGGAGGAGGGCGGTCGTCATACCCCGTTCTTCACCAACTACCGCCCGCAGTTCTACTTCCGCACGACGGACGTGACCGGCGTGGTGCACCTGCCTGAGGGCACCGAGATGGTGATGCCTGGCGACAACATCGCCATGGAAGTGCACCTGATCGTGCCGATCGCGATGGAGGAGAAGCTGCGCTTCGCCATCCGCGAAGGCGGCCGCACGGTTGGAGCCGGCGTTGTTGCTTCGATCATAGCGTGA